Genomic segment of Odontesthes bonariensis isolate fOdoBon6 chromosome 10, fOdoBon6.hap1, whole genome shotgun sequence:
ttccaccctttttccacgtggggcgctcaattttggagaccagaatgaatggagtcctatggagctatacgccctttcgtgcccttatctcaagatataattttttctctagtaattcgaatgttgttttcgaaagaggatgtttagaaaataccatTGGCTGagtagatttttagagccactcatttgcttataaaaaggatttgaagtatgacgtcatacatagcttacgaccggagatgccgctttacggcaacaatcctgcttgttgttggtctcaaaggcagcagcgttttcaaggaagagctgtagtaagagagaatgtgtggtaacatcacagattcttaggctgtggtaacataagcggaaaaagtccatcttaattctgttgtcgcttggtatggagccagccgtcaagcggtgcctctggtcgtaattctggtcgagcgctgtcattagcacaatgctagcgcgtggtggacaacaagaagccaacctgtaagaaatcaaagggatatatgtactcgttcagtagatttttgacttgaaacccatgttgagctctcagaaactacattcaaatctgagcgctcttgaggagacttagcatctagctccattaggccccattcattctggtccaCGACGCGGTGGAgaccagtggaattctggtggaactgcagccaaaaagccggtacaatggggcttaatagagagtggcaaggctgttcgttataatggctgtgtgagtagtaacctcatgatgcatacccaacatttcggtgaatctagtatgcatccggaaacttaaaaaaagttcaagttagtaggagtagtggaagtagtaggagaagtaggcggtttcgaacacagcctatgtctatggcagagctatagagtaatacagagttgcgacacgttTCGATCtcgccgctagggctgtcacgtggttcatgtaagcctccagtgttgccaatttagcgactttgtcgctagatttagcgacttttggccatctctggcgacaaaaaaaataatctagcgacttagcgactttcgggctcaatctggctgaatctagcgacaatttaacttgttttgtgagtgacaaatcagttgccccgcgacaccatacaagccgagacagaagcactgcaggacggcagcaacccggcataccgtcatttcctgtcaaaacggcagtttcaagctagctacaacgagggtaggttcacttcctgttttcaaaacaaaagcacctttttatcgtaatggctttccctatgataaaaggcaacgggtattttattttgtcaaaataaccggaagtgcgttgcccactgcggctagctttagtagcgccgaattcgtcggaacaaaattgtaaatagccggtattttggcaggtttttaacacattggggatctaaacgacaactttctggcctgaaaagtttcaaatgttgctaaagtttacagagtttagagctgaaatcagcttcaggccggctgatttcggctcgggtaggagcgaaaatatataatatgggcgtggttacgtcacttatgacgtcatgacgcaatctagcgacttctagcgacttttcagagagccaatagcgacttcttgtgatttttttttggcaacactgtAAGCCTCCGTAGTTCCAAActtcacagcgctgtcagtcagtttgaacgggttttTAGCGGAACGGAGCACAAAAAagataactttaacatttacgacgcaattttcagtaaatattgacccataacgtgcattgatcacttcaccgacAATGcattttatcaacgtttttcttttttggagcggcagacacatttatcaccattttaaatcgtagagggtacctctgcatgctagcaggggccagctaccttgtcctcctttatactgaatcatgccagtggtccagcttaccttcagatctacatccttcaacagagcctgatgttactgtctgttcccaggatttACTCCTGTCCCAAACACCcaatctgtagaagatgtcattcagtctgtctgttctctctggtgtcagatgtaAAATGAGCTGAGTGGCAAAGCTGagctgaataaattattttaaagaagctttaaatgacttggaggaaaatatgtggctgtagatgctttgactgatgagccgggatcaattcttcttttctgtagtAGACATCATTTTTCGAATATATCTCATGTGAACTGAATACATCTGTAACCCTGTTTATTGTGCTTCAAGCCAGAAAACTATAGTAAAATATTAACTAATTGATTAAAatatggccctgtgatggactggcagcctgtccagggtgcaccccgcctctcacccgatgaccgctgggataggctccggcccccccgcgacccgaccgacggattcagcgggtataatggatagatggatggattaaaatatgaatttaataacttttttctggttaaaaccatattaatgacaaaataaatgtgtcagttgtgcaaaaaaaaaacagatttaaaccaaacattttattataaaaatgtcatcatgaaaatgtaaaacaggccttaataaagaagttattttactgctatttatactgttgggtagattaatctacaacaatgaactgtatttgatcaaatttaagggtttggacattgttgAAATGTGCTGTAGTCCGaatgagggttgatccatggcagcatgacagcagcgaccaccacatctgctgatcTCCCTTACAACAGagaaattcataaattcattaacacagctgcaaagtcatgctgaaaaaaacttacttaattaaagaccagtcagctaatgcctcactatgccaaaaatgttgtaatttaatcaatttaccggagaaaatacATCAGAAATACCAcaaatgtattattactataggcctacatagtattttggtaatgttttaaaacctaacaatcaaaacaactttacatcatgtcacctgacaataaaaaatTAATGGACTACATTGGCCTCTGTTACCAAGCTTTCAGTTAGGTTCCTAAATCCATTAcctttttaacatcaacatcgacatttcatgctaaccaaatgtaaaactAACGAtttctaagagtatacttctgatagataatgcttaaaaatgtaaaaaaaaaaaaaattaaatgctgttatttcaTTGAAGCAATattatgtaacttctcaaaaagcccattatggagctccccctacaggcttggaggtaatttacggttaagacactgtcgtaaatctctttctcttccttgcttcatcagtcaacgtcttcttctgtttcttcggtgcctctgccatgatgatcgtactgacaatgttgcgctagcttagccttatacctgggagcgtgagaggggtctatttgtttttgcagtaggcgtgccagaaagcaagtcgaagtacttccgctcagctcccgggccggtccagcaaagttacatagcgcagttattccaactctgACCCccaaagggcataggagacaggccaatcgcaatattaaaactcattctagccacacaatttttttgaaactgttattttaaaggtagaaatgttacatagtattgctttaactaatatatatatatatatatatatatatatatatatatatatatatatatatatatataaaagccccccaaaaaattacatgtatatatatatatatatatatctataaaaTATAACTCCAAGGatcctcactgtagtacgagaagccaagaaaataccatctagaataactatatagctagacaatttctccctagagcgctcaggtccaaagataacgacttcagttttgtctgaatttagaagcagacagttctgagtcatccaggtctttaccAGTtcatttttacaccactctaGTGTATGGGTGTAAATACCAAAACTAATGattatgtttttaatttttagcggaaaaaaaaaaaaaaaaaattgtataaaTAATCTTATTATCCAAAGCAACTGTCAGCAAGCTAAGTAGAAAAAGAACATtgcgaaagaaaaaaaattagcaGAAGACGTCAGCTACAAATACAAAGttttattgaagaaaaaaaaaaacagaggaagaagaaaatatACACTGGGAAGTATAAAACCTCTCAGAATATACTATATAAGAAAATATACTACAGACAAAAGAGGTTGATGTGATTAATCTTAGTACTTAATATACGTGTTAACTAACTCACTCCTCTGCTGTACTTTGGACAACGGCTAGTTACTGAACAAAATGTTTTACTCAAACATatttctgacatttaaaaaaaaaaaaaaaacagaaaaaaattccaAGCCAAGTGGAAAGAAATGTACTGTCAGGATAGTGGGTTGAGGGGGAAGgtggggaaggtaggacacggatgcagacttcaaaAGCAAAAACTGGGTTTTAttatacaaaaacaaagtaacaacagaaagcgcggctgagccggataaaaaaaaaaactactgtggaaacaaaaggacttggcatggcaagaataaataaattcttAACTTAGCAAAGACGTGGAACATGGGATgcaaggcaggcaggcaggcaggccagGTAGGGTAAGGCAACTTGGGTAAGAATCTCACAAAAGGAACACAAAAGGACTGagaactaaatagggagtgagagttattggggacaaggtgcagtgaatgaactaattaacagagtgcagggaaaactaagacatgaaccgaAACAcaaaaacgtgacctaaaacataaaactaaaaacaagagtccatgggcgtgacatgtactaagtgacagaaaaaaatagaCCGAGATCACATACAGCAGTGacagatttgatttatttttgtttttatttaaaaccaaacaaaaatccCCACTGCATGAGAAACCTACATCAGTGTGTGCTACGATGACAGTATCATGGAGCAATGTTgattactactactactaataatgttgatgataataatgtgTCTTAACTATAACTATAAGTCCATCAAAACTGAAGTTATAAGATGTAATAAATCCAAATGATATTGATCAAAATCACCTACAACCGTGTAAAAGCAACATAAACATGATCTTTTTTAAACGAACTTCCATGACAAATTTTTAAAACACTTAATGATGATTGGTCAAATAATGGTTCGGCTACAATGTCTTGTTGTAGACGTTGTAGCtctaaaagaaaaacttgagcTTGGCCTTTTATCTATTAAAttatgaaatcaacaactttGAACCATGAGCAAAGACTTCTGTGCCCCCAGTGTCATTCCATCTATTCAAGTTAAAAACCACTAAATCCACACAGAGACGCTGGATTTAAAGAACATTTAAAGGTGCATTACATTGACACAAAGGTAAACATGCAGCATTATATTGAAAGCTGGAATGCAGGTGCTTCCGATGTGTGTCCTTAAAAATCCGTTTTAGAGATAACACAGATGTCAGCGTCATCaaagaggagcagcagcagggttCACTGCCCTCCAGCTGGAACCTGTTACAGATATTTCATTATGTACAGGAGCTGATAATAGCACCGGTTCCTCTCTATGGCAAGTCAAGCAGGTTATGTTTTCTGTAAAGTTCTTCTGTGATCTGGTACACCTCAGAGATAAGAGGCAGGGCCTCTCCCAGCATGATCACAACCTGCTCGGGGGGGCCCACATTCATCACTTCAAAGAAAGCAAGGCGCCCCGGGAGCACACAGAACGCCATGCCCGCAGCCTTACGGATGAGCCAAGGGTGGTGCTGGGCCAGTGACTCGTTGTACGCCTCGGCGCACATGACAGGTGTCTTGCCGTCCTCCGTGCTGGTGCGGAGGCGCTCCAGGAAGAGCTCCAGCCACCTCAGTGCACGGTGGAGCCGCAGCAAAGTGCGGCAGCCTGACTCTGGATGGCTGCCTCTCTTGGTCAGGTCCACCAGTTCGTTCTCCAGCTCGTATTTGACCATGGCCTGCACAGTGACATACTGAGAGCCGTTCTCTCCACCCAGGTAGCTCACCAGGATCTGGATCTTGTTGACAGCATCCTTAGAAATAAAGCCAAAGACACTCCCCAAGCTGTTCAGAAACCTGGTGGATAAATACACACACTGTGTCAGTTCCTCTATGATGTTTGTTCTGCTGTTACAGCACAGTGTGTTTTCTTCAGAAGAGTAGAGCTCTACATGCCGAAACATTATCATTTCAATTCACAATGAGGAATTCTAAACATTCCCCAGAGGTGTGTACCTTTCAGTATTTTCTATTTAATACCAATTACaataacgtaaaaaaaaaaaaagtacacttcatttttttttccccccaatctAAACTTTTATGTGTAAAGAAATTATATTTTAAAAgatcatctggtccttacctTAAAATGAGGCAAACACAACCTCACCATTAAAGGACCATTTCGGTCgtttacaacatccagctgtattgcccaatctacccatgatttagccatagcaaagacgcaaaaaaatgTCGTTGgtagttggtttgatattggatattcgacagatattcacaataaggaaataaggtgtctattttttcaaaccaatatcaaaccaacttcaccacggtctgtagcggcagctgcagcagacacatttccggaaaggtactggcttgattaaattcattctggactctatatccgaccacatgaagacctcgggacacttcggtttggctttagggaccctctactcactaccacgtaagtgttatgttgtttggagctgtagaagaggtataaaaatagcgtttaaaacacaatataaattgaTGCCCCCGTGGCTATGTTGTCAGTCCGAAATCTCCGtgcaagcaacactgtcagggtcggatgacattttttttgcacatttgtatcgaacaaaccacaagacttcggggacattgggcctcatgcaacaaccgttcgtgcgaacagatttgttaaattcatttttatttatgtagcgccaaatacaacaaatgtcatctcaaggcacttaaatagtatagtccaattcaagccaattggaattcaattcattgtaataattatataattattataattattttcaaaataatccaattcattaatatagagccaattcaaaaacaatttcctagctaaggaaaccaacagattgcaccgaaacttgtcttcagtccaatctcccgccCTGatgcgactgtggaaaggaacgactcccttttaacaggaagaaacctctggcagaaccaaactcaggaagggtgcccatccgcctcgaccagctaggcgtttgagaagacagaaagggggggaggggggcgggggcggcactgtaacaccattcaaaggatatctgttgggacagggaaacacgagttaatgaccacaataatgtcacatatacataaagagagtaaagtgaggaaaggtgtgacagatgaggccccccagcagtctgggcctatagcagcttaactatgggatgtttcaggaccacctgagccatccctaactataagctttataaaaaaaggaaagttttaagcctgatcttaaaagtggaaagggtgtctgcttcccggacatttactggcagcttattccacaagagaggggcctgataactgaaggctctgcctcccattctacttttagaaactctgggaacctcaagtaaacctgcagtttgggaacgaagtgctctgttaggaaaatatcttatgagatctttaagatatgatggagctcggtcattaagagctttatatgtgaggagaagaatcttaaattctattctgtatttaacagggagccaatgaagagaagctaaaactggagaaatatgatctctcctgttagttctcatcagaactctggctgcagcattttggatcaactgaaggcttttcagagaatatgtgggacagcccaataataaagaattacagtagtccaatcttgaagtaacaaatgcatggactagtttttctgcatcactctgagacaagatgttcctgattttaacaatattacgaaggtgaaagaaggcagtcctagaaacctgttttatatgcgagtcaaatgataaattctggtcaaaaataactccaaggcgggggtggtcggtggcgtagtgggttaagcggccgccccatgtacgcaggctacagtcctcactgcagctggccccggtttgagtcccacaccggacagccctgtgctgcatgtcttccccatctctctctgctctctgccccctgcttcctgtctctctccaactgtctatccattaaaggcataaaaagccccccaaaaaattatatatatatatatatatatatatatatatatatatatatatatatgtataaaaatatAACTCCAAGGATCCTCATTGTAGTACGAGAAGCCaagaaaataccatctagagtaactatatagctagacaatttctccctagagcgctcaggtccaaagataacgacttcagttttgtctgaatttagaagcagacagttctgagtcatccagatcttcatgtctttaagacatgcttgtagtctgaccaacctattgggttcatctggttttatagataagtacagctgagtatcatcagcatagcaatggaaatttatgccatgctgtctaataatgttacctaatggaagcatgtataaagtgaaaagaattggtccaagcacagaaccctgaggaactccatgacttactctggtgtgaggaagattcttcatttacaagaacaaactgaaatctttcagataaatatcacttaaaccagcctaatgcagttcctttaatcccaataacatgttcaagtctctttaataagatactgtgatcgagcatattaaatgcagcactgagatccaacaggacaagcacagacacaagtccgatatcagaggctaagaggaaaTCATtagtaactttcaccagtgccgTTTCTGTGCTTTGATGCACTCCGAATCCTGACTGAatctcttcaaacagattatttctgtgtaaatgatcacaaagttgagctgcaactatgttttcaagaactttagacataaaaaggagattggatataggtctataattagctaacacttctgaatcaagagtaggttttttaagtaaaggtttaattacagcaaccttaaaagtctgaggacagattgatcaaatccaatatggaagtgtcaattaaagtgatactccggagtagattcaacctggggtcatttgaaccgtgatatccagccaagtagcccacccgcagttttttcgatattggctgaatatcagccaagttactgagttatcccgaatagcttcgtacaagggttaatggatcctggtccgtatctccaaaattaccacactaaaatcacatgccatgacaccaaacttctacagtagtacaaatatggtctgtactcaccaaacgatgcatttgggagtttgaaaatagtccaggagttaattattatcaacaaaagcctgatagcttctctgcagctaaagctgcgtcgacgtcacttcagagagctgggagcttcaaaataagatgagggttgatctactactgtagacaacaaagcaaggctgctcaatttctccattgataaaataacttcacaactctacaacataaaaattcataaaaaaaagcatgtagaatatagcatatacttagttgtctacagtagtagaccaaccctcatcttattttgaagctcccagctctctgaagtgacgtcgacgcagctttagctgcagagaagctatcaggcttgtgttgataataataaactcctggactattttcaaacttccaaatgcatcgtttgttgagtacagaccatatttgtactcctgtagaagtttggtgtcatggcatgtgattttagtgtggtaattttggagatacggaccaggatccattaacccttgtacgatgctattcgggataactctgtaactcagctgatgttcagtcaatatcgaaaaaactgcgggtgggctacttagctggatatcacggttcaaatgaccccaggttgaatctactccggagtatcactttaatgggaaaacctccttgaacagtctggttgggattgggtctaaaacacaagttgatagAAGAGACTACTGTATtgctgttagttcagagagatcaactggacagaagccgtctaaatacaaatcaggttctaaagatacttctaaagctgctgtacttgatgatacatcactgataatagtgggaaggactccatcatcCATCTTCTCTCtattagaaacaattttattgatcaagaagctcatgaaatcatcactgctgagagttaaaggaatacctggctcaacagaccTCGAACTCTtagtcagcctggctacagtgctgaaaagaaacctgggattgttcttattctcttctatcaatgatgaataataagcagttctagctttacgaagggctttcttatacgttattaaactatctttccagactaattgagactcttctacaTTAGAAGaacaccactgtctctccagcttttttgcagtctgctttaaagcacgcagctgggaattataccaaggagccaacctcttctgactgattatcttccttttcagaggggcaacattgtccagtgctgtatgCATTGAAAcaatagtgctgtcaacaagagagtcaagtgttgctggagtaaaatttAGGTAGTCGTggtctgtcatatctgcacatggcagtaaagaaaaggatgatggaattaattctttaaatctggttacaacATCCTccgatagacaccttctatatgtaaatttcttctcagaaactgaaaagtcaagtaatgtaaactcaaaggttatcagaaaatggtcagataagacagggttatgagggaagattaactgttcactctcaatgccataagtcagcacaagatcaagggtgtgattaaggcagtgagtcggtctgtgaacactgagaaaatccaatctaatatagaattaaagttcatattcaggctgtcattttcaacatctacatgaatattaaagtcacccactacaatgactttatctgtactcagcactaactgggataaaaactctgagaattcagacagaaactcagaataagggccaggtggacgatacacaacaacaaacacaagaggtttctgtgatttccactttgggtgggaaaaactgagaatcagagattcaaaagagctaaaactaatcttgggtctgggactgattagtaaccctgatctgaagatagctgccactcctcctcctctgcctgtggttcgaggaacgtgaacatttaaacagtcacagggagttgcctcattaatgctaacatgatcctcctgctgcagccaggtttctgtaagacaaaatatatcaatatgatgatcacaaatcaactcattcaccaacagagactttgaaaggagagatctgatattcagcaaaccacatttaatagtttgatgtttttgttttcatttttttttttttgcacaagaggatttgctccttttgtgttaattgatgggggggggggtagcagctggggtccagagaaaactacggagtccgatattgttttggcaaaattacacaacgatacaacattaattttagtgacctccgatggtcgctggtgtctctaatgccatgTTTCTGAccatagagctgccaattaccagggttttgtcttcagtgggtgtgtcgctgagtggggaaaatctatttgaagcgtggacagggtGATGGTTAaccacgggcttgactttagagctatgcctcttcctgacagtcacccagccaccctgtgatcccggctgctcgggttctgcttGGGGGCGGCTAATgaagctagctacgctaggtggctccatactggctaaagggacctggctcactatcagttgattttcaacagtgcagagccgagcttccaattcagataacctcgcctccaaaactacaaaaagactacatttgttacatgtaccattatcgctaaaggaggcagagaagtaactaaacatctgacaaacagagcaggtgaaagcaggagattgagggagagaactggtagccatgctaagctagagaaccagacacaccgctaaaaagagagaataaagattaaagatctgtaggagtgtgttagaacagaacggtaagctatagagttaactatgcaaaattgtgtaagttatgggtagaaataaagtgattatcagtagtccaagaggagcaagaaattccacagtacacaagcaaggtaacaggaagagATGCAATACGTCTACCGCAAAGAAAAGCCTTGGCCACCGCCACTTAAGAA
This window contains:
- the cptp gene encoding ceramide-1-phosphate transfer protein — encoded protein: MAGSEASENQRFCLQEVLDTFKLCLSENKEVYLEHYVAGWRGLVKFLNSLGSVFGFISKDAVNKIQILVSYLGGENGSQYVTVQAMVKYELENELVDLTKRGSHPESGCRTLLRLHRALRWLELFLERLRTSTEDGKTPVMCAEAYNESLAQHHPWLIRKAAGMAFCVLPGRLAFFEVMNVGPPEQVVIMLGEALPLISEVYQITEELYRKHNLLDLP